In one window of Fictibacillus phosphorivorans DNA:
- a CDS encoding permease prefix domain 1-containing protein, with protein sequence MKNLNQYIDVIVAGLPIEEQEDIKEEITQHLNDHMNELMIKGYTEQESLKIAIKAFGNGKKMNWEMKKAVYPFYKITRFLWNTVFVTFVFCLLSYFIMEHYNPGADNTAPLSSVIGGFFIILFIAGMAELVYEAIQLSQVKMKYIMNPWIFFFTPSIFIGGIMFLAYFQQPENYQNGMWVDLLVVPIGAFFYVIARQIYNQLFNRSI encoded by the coding sequence ATGAAGAATTTAAATCAATATATTGATGTGATCGTAGCGGGTTTGCCAATAGAAGAACAAGAGGACATAAAAGAAGAGATCACACAGCACCTCAACGATCATATGAATGAGTTAATGATAAAAGGATACACAGAGCAAGAATCGTTAAAAATTGCAATAAAGGCGTTTGGAAACGGAAAAAAGATGAATTGGGAAATGAAAAAAGCAGTCTATCCTTTTTATAAGATTACGCGTTTTCTTTGGAACACCGTATTCGTTACCTTCGTCTTTTGTTTACTTTCATATTTTATCATGGAACATTACAACCCCGGAGCGGATAACACTGCACCTCTTTCCAGTGTAATAGGAGGTTTCTTTATCATTCTCTTTATAGCTGGGATGGCTGAACTGGTTTATGAGGCTATACAATTAAGCCAAGTGAAGATGAAATATATAATGAATCCTTGGATATTCTTTTTTACTCCCTCCATTTTTATCGGTGGCATAATGTTTTTAGCTTACTTTCAGCAGCCAGAAAACTATCAAAATGGAATGTGGGTTGATCTATTGGTAGTTCCTATTGGTGCTTTTTTCTACGTGATAGCCCGACAAATTTATAATCAACTTTTTAACCGTTCTATCTAA
- a CDS encoding PadR family transcriptional regulator — MDKELLKGSIDILLLSLLVDGDSYGYDMTRKLRILSNEEFSMNEGTLYPALKRLEKKECVTSYWEHGPDGNRRKYYSLTTTGRKILTEKRRDWKQINDLMDKTLEGLL, encoded by the coding sequence ATGGATAAAGAACTTTTGAAGGGAAGTATAGATATCTTACTTCTTTCACTTTTGGTGGATGGAGATAGTTATGGATACGATATGACAAGGAAGCTGAGAATATTAAGTAACGAAGAATTCTCTATGAATGAAGGAACCCTTTATCCGGCTTTGAAACGCTTAGAGAAAAAAGAGTGTGTGACTTCATACTGGGAACATGGACCTGACGGAAATCGTCGTAAATATTATTCTTTAACAACAACTGGACGAAAGATCTTAACAGAAAAGCGTAGAGATTGGAAACAAATTAATGACCTGATGGATAAGACGCTGGAGGGGTTGTTATGA
- a CDS encoding MATE family efflux transporter: MNHSRYLGLALPLILTTITTPLLGAVDTAVVGQLDDSSYIAGVAVGTIIFNTMYWLFGFLRVSTSGFAAQAHGTKNEDDLLRSLSRPLLLALGISACLVALQYPIKEQFLPLLTSDPAVKSLAIEYFAIRIWGVPFGLLNYVIIGWMMGLAMIKKTLFLQMYMNVTNIVLDILFVKVFSWGVAGVAAATLISEVSTFVIGLFIVWKAIPANQRKKIFQIKSIDLSSYKKMMRMNRDLFIRTLCLLIVFNVFTAKGGTFGTEILAANAILIQIHYIMAYMYDGFANASSILTGRAIGSNDKALYRSTIKRSFQWAIISSLSISSVYFIFKDRIHLLFTSLPEVLNVVGTYEAWIIIFPIVSSFGVVLHGIFVGATEASSLRNSMILALIVFLVSLYLATPGLGNHGLWLAFILFSTARSLFLILHVPKLSRTLGFHEVRYDGENKVFNN; encoded by the coding sequence TTGAATCATTCAAGATATCTTGGATTGGCACTACCGCTGATTCTTACAACCATAACGACTCCTCTTCTTGGTGCAGTAGATACGGCTGTTGTGGGGCAGTTAGATGATTCCTCTTACATAGCTGGTGTAGCGGTGGGCACGATTATTTTTAATACGATGTATTGGCTGTTTGGATTCTTGAGGGTGAGTACATCTGGATTTGCTGCACAAGCACATGGAACAAAAAATGAGGACGATCTCTTACGTTCACTAAGTAGACCATTGCTCTTAGCACTCGGCATAAGTGCTTGTTTAGTAGCGCTTCAATATCCGATCAAAGAGCAGTTTTTGCCACTTCTTACTTCAGATCCAGCCGTTAAGTCTCTAGCCATAGAATACTTTGCAATTCGTATATGGGGTGTACCATTTGGACTGCTCAACTATGTAATCATAGGTTGGATGATGGGACTTGCAATGATTAAGAAGACTTTGTTTCTTCAAATGTATATGAACGTAACGAACATTGTACTTGATATTCTATTTGTTAAAGTCTTTTCATGGGGTGTAGCAGGGGTTGCAGCGGCTACATTGATTTCGGAGGTTTCCACTTTTGTAATCGGTCTTTTTATCGTGTGGAAAGCGATTCCCGCTAACCAACGTAAGAAGATTTTCCAGATAAAATCAATCGACCTGTCTTCTTATAAAAAAATGATGAGGATGAACAGAGATCTATTCATTCGAACATTATGCTTATTAATTGTGTTTAATGTTTTTACGGCAAAAGGAGGCACTTTCGGTACAGAGATTCTTGCGGCAAACGCCATCTTGATTCAGATCCACTACATCATGGCTTATATGTATGATGGATTCGCCAATGCTTCGAGTATATTAACTGGAAGAGCAATAGGTTCTAACGATAAGGCACTCTATCGATCAACGATTAAACGTAGTTTTCAATGGGCAATTATCTCCTCACTAAGCATCTCGAGTGTTTATTTTATATTTAAAGACCGGATACACCTATTGTTCACCTCTTTACCTGAAGTGTTGAATGTAGTAGGAACGTATGAAGCGTGGATTATCATCTTCCCGATCGTATCCAGCTTTGGTGTCGTCCTTCACGGTATTTTTGTAGGAGCAACAGAAGCGTCTTCACTACGTAACTCTATGATTCTAGCTTTAATTGTTTTCTTGGTTTCTCTTTATTTAGCAACACCAGGTCTAGGTAACCATGGGTTATGGTTAGCATTTATTCTTTTCAGTACCGCCCGATCGTTGTTCCTAATCCTGCATGTGCCTAAATTATCACGAACACTAGGATTTCATGAAGTTCGTTATGATGGAGAGAATAAGGTATTCAATAATTAG
- a CDS encoding ABC transporter ATP-binding protein, with translation MLHVNSISKTYHSKPALNNISLTVQHGESIGIIGESGSGKSTLGKIILGLDKPDQGEVHFRGNNLHTLNGKALKKLRRQLQIVFQDSAGSLNPKLPVWKSVVEPLENYPDVIPSFLKEVRHNRKKMAEVLFQKVGLSPELLERYPHQLSGGQKQRIAVARGISLEPDLLVCDEPTSSLDVSVQAQVLNLLKKLQRDLNLSFLFISHDIAAVQFMCERIVVLKEGLAVDSFLTEDLFSESRHPYTKLLVEMSMEQEYN, from the coding sequence ATGTTACACGTTAATTCAATCTCGAAGACGTATCACTCAAAACCAGCTTTAAATAATATTTCACTTACCGTTCAACATGGTGAAAGTATAGGAATCATTGGAGAGAGTGGTAGCGGTAAAAGTACTCTTGGCAAGATCATCTTAGGGCTTGATAAGCCTGATCAGGGAGAAGTCCATTTTAGAGGTAATAACCTTCACACGTTAAACGGAAAAGCTTTGAAAAAACTCAGGCGTCAACTTCAAATCGTGTTTCAAGATTCTGCCGGGTCATTAAACCCCAAACTTCCTGTGTGGAAGTCTGTGGTTGAACCGTTAGAAAATTATCCAGATGTTATCCCTTCATTTTTAAAAGAAGTAAGACATAATCGTAAGAAGATGGCCGAAGTCTTGTTTCAAAAAGTGGGCTTGTCACCTGAACTTCTGGAGAGATATCCACACCAACTAAGTGGTGGACAAAAACAAAGAATAGCCGTAGCGAGGGGAATTAGCTTAGAACCAGATCTGCTCGTTTGCGATGAACCTACTTCAAGTTTGGATGTTTCTGTACAAGCACAAGTCCTCAACCTGTTAAAGAAGTTACAGCGAGACTTGAATCTCTCTTTTCTATTCATCTCGCATGATATCGCCGCTGTCCAATTCATGTGTGAACGAATTGTAGTATTAAAAGAAGGACTCGCAGTTGATTCATTTTTAACGGAGGATCTTTTTTCAGAGTCTCGTCATCCCTATACTAAACTATTGGTAGAGATGAGTATGGAACAAGAGTATAACTAG
- a CDS encoding ABC transporter ATP-binding protein, translating into MIENKTTATSENNLLVVENLSVTVRNSREKLIRNLHFSIPQGEIFGLVGESGSGKSLTATVILGMLSKSLEVTSGSVKLGQSEITSLSERELRNIRGKEIAYLSQNYQSFFTPFIKVGKQFIEIIRCHTDMSRKEARKVAIHWLNKVHLPAERVFNSFPDELSGGQLQRAAIASAIMFRPKLIIADEPTTALDVLTGERILDLLSELKEELNCSILLISHDLKHIINRTRTVGVMYGGRIVEIGKTSAVLANPIHPYTDLLLQSRLRLNKHIQHELPTMLGEPGLIAEEGCPFSKRCPSVRESCSNKVPMSSLGTHHSAACHLVNAEREERYVTR; encoded by the coding sequence ATGATTGAGAACAAAACGACAGCAACTTCTGAAAATAATCTACTTGTAGTGGAAAACCTTTCAGTGACTGTCCGTAACAGCCGGGAAAAGTTAATTCGTAATCTGCATTTTTCTATTCCTCAAGGTGAAATTTTTGGCTTAGTCGGAGAGAGCGGCAGCGGAAAAAGTTTGACGGCCACCGTGATTTTGGGAATGCTTTCTAAGTCTCTAGAAGTTACAAGCGGATCTGTTAAACTCGGTCAATCAGAGATCACATCGTTAAGTGAAAGAGAGTTAAGAAATATTCGAGGTAAAGAGATTGCTTACCTCTCACAAAACTATCAAAGCTTCTTCACTCCATTTATAAAAGTTGGAAAGCAGTTTATTGAGATTATAAGATGTCACACGGACATGAGTAGAAAAGAAGCAAGGAAAGTGGCTATTCATTGGCTGAACAAAGTTCACTTACCTGCGGAACGTGTATTTAACAGTTTTCCCGACGAACTTAGTGGCGGACAATTGCAGAGAGCAGCAATCGCATCAGCCATTATGTTTCGGCCGAAACTGATCATTGCAGATGAACCAACGACTGCTCTAGACGTGTTAACCGGAGAAAGAATTCTAGATCTCCTGTCTGAGCTTAAAGAAGAGTTGAATTGCTCTATTCTTCTAATCTCGCACGACTTAAAACATATTATTAATCGAACACGAACAGTAGGCGTTATGTACGGCGGTCGAATTGTAGAAATAGGAAAAACCAGTGCTGTATTGGCGAATCCTATCCACCCTTATACGGATCTATTACTTCAGTCGAGGCTAAGATTGAACAAGCATATCCAACATGAGTTGCCGACTATGCTAGGTGAACCTGGATTAATAGCTGAGGAGGGGTGTCCTTTTTCTAAAAGGTGTCCGAGTGTTAGGGAATCCTGCAGCAACAAAGTCCCAATGAGTAGCTTAGGAACACACCATTCCGCCGCTTGTCATCTGGTGAATGCAGAAAGGGAAGAACGATATGTTACACGTTAA
- the nikC gene encoding nickel transporter permease — MKISVQMPRRNQFPLYFKNQNLMIQCGVIFFIIITLVTLIGPFIVPNDPLTANMAVRLAPPSSAYPLGTDHMGRCIFSRLIVGAQSTLGITALVVATVALIGIPLGLVIGYIGGRLDTVFMRVADGILALPEFILAIAIAGFLGPSLTNLMISIVFVKWIAYTRVVRSIVITERNKDYVQAAKVGGSSNWKIIRRHMFPQIVSPVLVLATLDIGKVILTISSLSYLGLGAQPPAPEWGAMLNDGRPYFQSAPELMIYPGLAIFFVVLAFNLMGEGLRDKWDVKSR; from the coding sequence ATGAAGATAAGTGTTCAGATGCCTAGAAGAAATCAATTTCCATTATATTTTAAAAATCAAAATTTGATGATTCAGTGTGGGGTTATATTTTTTATTATCATCACTTTAGTCACATTGATTGGACCGTTTATCGTTCCGAATGATCCTCTCACAGCGAACATGGCTGTACGGCTTGCCCCACCAAGTTCAGCATATCCTCTAGGAACTGACCATATGGGAAGATGTATATTTTCAAGGCTCATAGTCGGTGCTCAGTCAACACTTGGAATAACGGCACTCGTTGTTGCGACTGTTGCACTCATCGGGATTCCGCTTGGTCTCGTGATCGGTTACATTGGTGGTCGATTGGATACAGTGTTTATGCGTGTAGCAGATGGTATTCTTGCTCTTCCCGAATTTATTCTAGCGATTGCGATTGCTGGATTCTTAGGACCAAGTTTGACGAATCTCATGATATCGATTGTTTTTGTTAAGTGGATTGCTTATACAAGGGTCGTAAGAAGTATTGTAATCACTGAACGAAACAAAGATTATGTCCAAGCTGCAAAAGTTGGGGGAAGCTCCAACTGGAAGATTATAAGAAGACATATGTTTCCGCAAATTGTTTCTCCTGTCCTTGTTCTAGCTACCTTGGATATCGGAAAAGTGATTCTTACAATCTCTTCCTTATCTTACCTTGGATTAGGTGCACAGCCACCTGCTCCAGAATGGGGAGCGATGTTGAATGATGGAAGACCTTATTTTCAGAGTGCGCCAGAATTAATGATCTACCCGGGTTTAGCTATCTTTTTTGTGGTATTAGCATTTAACTTAATGGGTGAAGGATTGCGAGACAAATGGGATGTTAAAAGTCGATAG
- the nikB gene encoding nickel ABC transporter permease: MLTIIKNRVTQLVVVLFILSLFTFTLMKMAPGDPVLTILNADEMVVTEEDQAELRKKLGFDQPLYIQYGKWMFNLVQLDLGKSYMSGKPVTEELLTRIPITAELTFFAMTIMLCITVPLGVWSAKYVNKWPDQFSRILALIGASIPNFWLGLILIYLFAFKLGVLPSSGIGSYSQIILPAFTLGFTFAVVYARLLRAGLLQSLSEDYIYAARARGVKEWRILWLHAFRAAVLPVLTIFGLSLGSFLGGAVVVEILFSWPGLGSLAVDAIFNRDYPVIQGYVLLTGVFVVLTNLLVDLSYYVIDPRMKRKEEAL; the protein is encoded by the coding sequence GTGCTTACGATTATAAAGAATAGGGTTACTCAGCTGGTTGTTGTTTTATTCATTCTTTCCCTATTTACGTTCACATTAATGAAGATGGCACCAGGTGATCCGGTTCTTACCATTCTAAATGCCGATGAGATGGTCGTAACAGAAGAAGATCAAGCCGAGCTTAGAAAGAAGCTTGGCTTTGATCAGCCTCTGTATATACAATATGGCAAATGGATGTTCAACCTCGTGCAGCTTGATCTAGGAAAATCATACATGTCTGGGAAACCAGTTACTGAAGAACTGTTAACACGCATTCCCATTACTGCGGAACTTACATTTTTTGCAATGACTATCATGCTATGCATTACCGTTCCACTTGGGGTGTGGTCTGCAAAATATGTAAACAAATGGCCCGACCAATTCAGTCGGATTTTAGCATTAATAGGAGCATCGATACCTAATTTTTGGCTCGGACTCATCTTAATCTATCTCTTTGCGTTTAAATTAGGTGTTCTACCTTCGTCAGGAATAGGGTCCTATTCTCAGATCATCTTACCTGCCTTTACATTAGGTTTTACGTTTGCAGTAGTTTACGCAAGGCTGCTTCGAGCAGGCCTGTTGCAAAGTTTGTCTGAGGACTATATTTATGCAGCAAGAGCAAGAGGTGTCAAAGAGTGGAGAATTCTATGGTTGCATGCGTTTAGAGCTGCTGTTCTTCCTGTTCTCACGATTTTCGGCTTAAGTTTAGGTAGCTTCTTAGGTGGAGCAGTAGTAGTTGAAATTTTATTTTCTTGGCCAGGATTAGGAAGCCTTGCCGTTGACGCTATATTTAACCGTGACTATCCGGTTATCCAAGGATATGTTTTATTAACGGGGGTATTTGTTGTATTAACAAATCTCTTAGTTGATTTATCTTATTATGTGATCGATCCAAGAATGAAACGAAAAGAGGAGGCATTATGA
- the nikA gene encoding nickel ABC transporter substrate-binding protein, whose translation MKNYKNILVGMLCLVLVFIAGCSTTQNSSEKQEEKEKKVNMIFSFKAANLDPHTGFIPIRAGLTETLLKLDDKSNIEGWLAEKWETADNEKWVFEIRDDVKFQDGKKLDAESVKQSLERSIEANESLGDSLKIKSMEADGQLLTIHTTEPYPALPSELVNPYTSIVNMEAAKKDGEEAFKNNPIGTGPFKVKEFKSNQFVEVEKNKDYWAGEPKLDSAKIKFNEDANVRALALQSKEADVVYNLPAESLDTIEKDNKLRVESIPGLRAHFILYNSQSKNVKDLKVRQALDLLIDRKSVVNDIMLGHGLEANGPFNSTLPFGLDEEVSELNVEKAKSLLTQAGYKENAGGLMEKDGKPLTLELVTYKARPELPLIAQLLQSDAGKAGIKIDIKTVENADTHLVENKDWDLATYSNNTSPRGDGSYFFNTAFTETGALNVGMINIPELNTLIEKLNRTTDLDERTKLTQDASKVINKEVAHSYAVYPNIIIGMNKRIVNWEPTAEEYYILTHNMDVK comes from the coding sequence ATGAAAAATTATAAGAATATTTTAGTAGGAATGTTATGTTTGGTTCTTGTATTCATCGCTGGTTGTTCAACTACGCAAAACAGCTCAGAAAAACAAGAAGAAAAAGAGAAGAAAGTTAACATGATCTTCAGTTTTAAAGCAGCTAACTTAGACCCGCATACTGGCTTTATTCCCATTCGTGCTGGACTTACTGAAACGTTATTAAAACTGGATGATAAATCGAATATTGAAGGCTGGCTAGCTGAAAAATGGGAAACAGCAGATAACGAGAAGTGGGTCTTTGAAATCCGAGATGATGTAAAATTCCAAGATGGTAAAAAACTTGATGCTGAATCTGTCAAACAATCATTAGAAAGAAGTATTGAAGCGAACGAATCGTTAGGTGATTCTCTCAAGATTAAATCAATGGAAGCAGATGGACAATTACTTACGATCCATACGACAGAGCCTTATCCTGCACTTCCATCGGAACTTGTAAATCCTTATACATCAATTGTAAACATGGAAGCGGCTAAGAAGGATGGAGAAGAGGCGTTTAAAAATAACCCAATCGGTACAGGTCCGTTTAAAGTAAAAGAATTTAAATCCAATCAATTTGTTGAAGTTGAAAAAAACAAAGACTATTGGGCTGGAGAACCGAAACTGGACTCAGCAAAAATAAAGTTTAATGAAGACGCTAACGTAAGAGCACTTGCCCTACAGTCAAAAGAAGCTGATGTTGTGTACAATCTCCCTGCCGAAAGTCTAGATACGATAGAAAAGGATAATAAATTGAGAGTTGAATCTATTCCTGGACTTCGAGCGCATTTTATTCTATATAACAGTCAAAGTAAAAATGTTAAAGATTTAAAGGTCAGACAAGCTCTAGACCTCTTGATCGATCGAAAGAGTGTTGTAAATGACATCATGCTCGGACACGGCCTTGAAGCTAACGGTCCATTTAACAGTACACTGCCGTTTGGATTAGATGAAGAAGTATCAGAATTGAACGTGGAAAAAGCTAAAAGTCTTTTAACTCAAGCGGGCTACAAAGAGAATGCAGGAGGTTTAATGGAGAAAGACGGTAAACCGTTAACTCTTGAACTCGTTACGTATAAAGCTCGTCCAGAACTTCCTTTGATCGCACAGCTGTTACAGTCTGATGCAGGAAAAGCAGGAATCAAAATTGATATTAAAACAGTTGAAAATGCAGATACGCATCTAGTTGAGAACAAGGATTGGGATCTAGCGACTTATAGTAACAATACCTCTCCAAGAGGAGACGGAAGCTACTTCTTTAACACTGCTTTCACAGAAACAGGAGCGTTAAATGTTGGGATGATCAACATTCCTGAACTTAACACTCTAATTGAAAAGTTAAATAGAACGACAGATTTAGATGAGCGTACAAAGCTGACACAAGATGCGTCTAAGGTAATCAACAAAGAAGTTGCCCATAGCTATGCCGTTTATCCAAATATCATTATTGGAATGAACAAACGCATTGTGAACTGGGAGCCTACAGCAGAGGAGTATTATATTCTAACACACAATATGGATGTGAAATAA
- a CDS encoding cupin domain-containing protein, whose amino-acid sequence MVSYMDYTSPSTQYTFDVNTSPLFKKDSQNYINVLGINQLNTLEKVSLLDIFMSTSNVVEPHYHQNAAELVYCISGSVLVSILNPFTKQLLNFKITPGQVANVPQGWWHYEIALEDNTHILAIFNAPTPQVILGSDILRFTPANVMAHTYCLDENQWKETVAPVQPSTYIGPYSNCQRNAKYTYPQSYHQTYQQLQYDQYPDTPYVHQYRNVRW is encoded by the coding sequence ATGGTATCATATATGGATTATACATCTCCCTCTACTCAATATACGTTTGATGTAAATACGAGTCCACTGTTCAAGAAAGACAGCCAAAATTATATCAATGTATTGGGTATCAACCAGTTAAATACTTTAGAAAAGGTATCATTATTAGATATATTTATGAGTACGAGCAATGTAGTTGAACCTCATTATCATCAGAATGCTGCTGAACTTGTATACTGTATCTCAGGCTCTGTTCTTGTATCGATCCTGAATCCATTTACTAAACAGTTATTGAACTTCAAGATCACACCAGGGCAAGTAGCCAATGTTCCTCAAGGATGGTGGCACTATGAAATCGCACTAGAAGATAACACTCATATTCTAGCCATATTTAATGCACCGACTCCACAAGTTATTCTTGGTTCAGATATACTTAGATTCACCCCTGCCAATGTTATGGCGCATACCTATTGTCTTGACGAGAATCAATGGAAAGAAACCGTTGCACCTGTCCAACCTTCTACTTATATAGGACCATACTCGAATTGTCAGCGAAACGCTAAATATACCTATCCCCAAAGTTATCACCAAACTTATCAGCAGTTGCAGTATGATCAATATCCAGATACTCCGTACGTTCATCAATATCGGAATGTTAGGTGGTAA
- a CDS encoding YciI family protein, with protein sequence MEVTEYLYQIKPVRSDFMENQTQEEQETLQSHFQYLQNLLENGKLVLAGPCLDASFGVVILQNTHEKEAQEIMGNDPAVKGKIMTGQLYPFRVSLIKK encoded by the coding sequence ATGGAAGTCACTGAATATTTATATCAGATTAAACCTGTAAGATCAGATTTCATGGAGAATCAAACACAAGAGGAACAGGAAACGCTCCAATCTCATTTTCAGTACCTTCAAAATCTATTAGAGAATGGCAAATTGGTATTGGCAGGACCTTGTCTGGATGCTTCGTTTGGTGTCGTGATTCTTCAAAATACACATGAAAAAGAAGCACAAGAAATCATGGGAAATGATCCAGCAGTTAAGGGAAAGATCATGACTGGCCAACTATATCCATTTCGCGTTTCATTAATCAAGAAATAA
- a CDS encoding DEAD/DEAH box helicase → MTQSLQSFPEFIQNAWNKSGFSAFTDIQERAIPEQLENKDLIIESPTGTGKTLAYALPALSKLNPEVKNAQVLFLAPTRELAMQIYDVCQKFTENSGLSGASLIGGANMQRQLDKLKKKPQFIVGTPGRVKELIQNKKLKVHEVKTIVIDEADHIIEAGFNGDVEQVIAATLKDRQLVFVSATINNKTEDWSKKLAVAPVIVKVEKDLVKSEVSHTFMVSDYRDKVENLRKLIRHTPGIKAMVFINSSMKMDEFATKLEYKKIKLGVLAGNSTKQDRQRVINDFKNGKIPVLLTTDVATRGLDIPDVTHVVHFEMPEDVKQYVHRSGRTGRMGKEGTVVSLVTKAELTSVKKWTAKMNVPLQKQLLERGQVIVEEGVSRGPSTKRTTPTNEKNTQRKSDGFKKRR, encoded by the coding sequence ATGACACAATCGCTACAAAGTTTTCCAGAATTCATCCAAAATGCATGGAACAAAAGCGGCTTTTCCGCATTTACAGACATTCAAGAAAGAGCAATACCTGAACAATTAGAAAACAAAGATTTGATCATCGAATCGCCAACTGGTACAGGAAAAACTCTAGCCTATGCATTACCAGCACTATCGAAGTTAAACCCAGAAGTGAAGAATGCTCAAGTTCTCTTTTTAGCGCCAACGCGAGAACTAGCGATGCAAATTTACGATGTTTGTCAAAAGTTCACTGAAAATAGCGGACTTAGCGGGGCATCCCTTATCGGTGGAGCCAATATGCAGCGTCAATTAGATAAATTGAAAAAGAAGCCACAATTTATCGTAGGTACGCCAGGACGAGTAAAAGAGTTGATACAAAACAAAAAACTAAAAGTGCATGAAGTGAAAACCATCGTAATCGATGAAGCTGATCATATTATTGAAGCTGGATTTAACGGAGATGTTGAACAAGTAATCGCAGCTACGTTAAAAGACCGTCAGCTTGTATTTGTATCTGCTACGATCAACAATAAGACAGAGGATTGGTCAAAGAAATTAGCGGTAGCACCAGTTATCGTTAAAGTAGAAAAAGACTTAGTGAAAAGTGAAGTCTCGCATACGTTCATGGTCTCTGATTACCGTGACAAAGTAGAAAACTTGCGTAAATTGATTCGTCACACACCTGGCATCAAAGCAATGGTCTTCATCAATAGCTCAATGAAGATGGATGAGTTCGCAACTAAACTTGAGTACAAGAAAATAAAGCTTGGTGTATTAGCGGGGAATTCCACTAAACAAGATCGACAAAGAGTGATCAACGACTTTAAAAATGGAAAGATTCCTGTACTTTTAACAACAGATGTTGCGACACGTGGATTAGATATTCCTGACGTTACACACGTAGTTCATTTTGAAATGCCAGAGGACGTAAAGCAGTACGTCCACCGATCTGGAAGAACAGGGCGTATGGGAAAAGAAGGGACAGTCGTTTCTTTAGTAACGAAAGCAGAACTAACTTCTGTGAAAAAATGGACAGCGAAGATGAACGTACCTCTTCAAAAGCAGCTGCTTGAAAGAGGACAAGTTATCGTAGAAGAGGGTGTTAGTAGAGGACCCTCTACTAAACGCACTACTCCAACAAACGAAAAGAATACGCAGAGAAAGTCTGACGGATTTAAAAAGAGAAGATAA
- a CDS encoding YppE family protein has protein sequence MDHLYTLTTKLIADIDEAFHIYKTETKTRETEADFFTEVKPFADRIHFRVKDWEPLARDWVIANKPKYLYPIQIKTAAENIGYLGVYVFQKKMKDKRITEMVKSVLYVLNQLKNQMAEDENK, from the coding sequence ATGGACCATTTATATACATTAACGACAAAACTAATCGCTGATATAGATGAAGCGTTTCATATTTATAAAACAGAAACGAAAACGAGAGAAACGGAAGCGGACTTTTTTACAGAGGTGAAACCATTCGCCGATCGCATTCATTTTCGTGTAAAAGACTGGGAGCCACTCGCGAGAGATTGGGTGATCGCCAACAAGCCCAAATATCTATACCCGATTCAGATCAAAACGGCTGCTGAAAACATCGGTTATCTTGGCGTTTATGTCTTTCAAAAGAAAATGAAAGACAAACGTATCACAGAAATGGTGAAATCTGTTCTCTATGTATTGAATCAGTTAAAGAATCAAATGGCGGAAGACGAAAACAAATAA
- a CDS encoding MerR family transcriptional regulator translates to MMEMVLMKTKTVSEELGVNPTTVQRWVRHFNIQCDKNEHGHYLFRQDDIDQLREIKAQLDNGLLMSDIQVQSMQSTEQSMELPIQFEDKFNRLNAAIEALEKKVEEKADGVVSYQMLQHATELEELIKKMENMEARLQDIEVALLKQDYPEERLYVKEKSKKNWFVSLFTL, encoded by the coding sequence TGTTGATGAAAACCAAAACGGTCTCTGAGGAACTTGGGGTGAATCCAACAACAGTTCAGCGTTGGGTCAGACATTTTAACATTCAATGTGACAAGAATGAGCACGGTCATTATCTGTTCAGACAAGATGATATCGATCAGTTAAGAGAGATTAAGGCACAGCTCGATAACGGACTTTTGATGAGTGATATTCAAGTTCAGTCGATGCAGTCAACAGAGCAATCAATGGAGCTGCCAATCCAATTTGAAGATAAGTTTAATCGTTTGAACGCTGCCATAGAGGCATTAGAAAAGAAAGTGGAGGAAAAAGCAGATGGGGTCGTTTCCTATCAAATGTTACAGCATGCGACAGAGCTTGAAGAACTCATCAAAAAGATGGAGAACATGGAAGCCCGTCTGCAAGATATTGAAGTCGCACTTCTGAAGCAAGATTATCCAGAAGAGCGACTGTACGTAAAAGAGAAATCAAAGAAGAACTGGTTCGTCAGTTTGTTTACTCTATAG